The Alphaproteobacteria bacterium genome has a segment encoding these proteins:
- a CDS encoding type II toxin-antitoxin system YoeB family toxin, with amino-acid sequence MMRKIGTLFSIFFMGISVAGLCVDGLPRANEGDGKKQTASSPKDYLTFSAQQVCTVAAVFPPQTDEHEKKIVEDFKGAQACLREASDDRQKLSAYQLLRDLAVSGHIPSVLVLGDICSRRKEDIDALKWYVHAFHLQWFRTGEWEETAQDKLTKVWLSKFKKKASVQISNFKAVFQKKPLSQLKMDSLSQFFSIIYSSYVQNGIVIEPFCQPEETLHKQKWILDVRDKHRRNLVCVQLGSDLMEKADYPGAIKAFMQASSPVAFCCLGILYNKNLGEHEKAAYYFEKSGIPAAVHGLARLYFDGHIGATEGVPDYKRVAELCESSISRHAEFTYPSTYDILAFLYLKGFYGAVKRKPNFKRAIELYSHSRTAESFDNLGLLYSQGRHDVKQGKPDYVSAAKYFEIAGVRGANNLGCLYYRGRIGRLENRQPDFVKAAQCFELSNCSKSFLSLGNLYYYGLYGAIHGTPAYDKALEYYRKSDVPEARLYAGIIHLNDTHLCQALYNQPHNFEIAWKEFDSCTLLIAKAYQLYMMKEHQESLREFLSQDVLDTTQKTIVALIEAEIKKFKAKSREQEFYRGMLAYGNENYDDAYMYLSNATFRDVWGAHFFMQIAMYHKKRIELELAPLAGSDVEEEEDDDSLEFLESVIEASLNKSSPPSAAVEKMKLVEVVPVSPVNIKSSLGDKHNVERAPLELLPERLLQYKPEIKKRTPLEKLRAQLLRINKMSLRSFETDIDPDRAETEEEPARLEIKFLSPAVEKAFERLKESKKMRELLDDIQMRPYALEGAGQPEILKGKFLKKYRGCYSRRINDEDRLVYRVTGRAEIFIFSCEGHYDD; translated from the coding sequence ATGATGAGAAAAATTGGGACCCTATTCAGCATTTTTTTTATGGGTATAAGCGTCGCGGGACTTTGTGTGGATGGGCTGCCGAGGGCAAATGAAGGCGATGGAAAAAAACAGACCGCCTCTTCACCGAAAGACTATTTAACATTCTCAGCGCAACAAGTATGCACCGTTGCGGCGGTTTTTCCTCCTCAAACGGACGAACATGAGAAGAAAATAGTAGAGGATTTTAAAGGCGCTCAGGCCTGTTTGAGAGAAGCATCAGATGATCGTCAGAAATTAAGCGCCTATCAATTATTGCGCGACCTTGCCGTATCTGGACATATCCCGAGTGTGTTGGTGTTAGGCGATATTTGTAGCCGAAGGAAAGAGGACATAGATGCCTTAAAATGGTATGTTCATGCTTTCCATCTTCAGTGGTTTAGGACAGGAGAGTGGGAGGAAACAGCCCAAGATAAATTGACGAAGGTATGGTTGAGTAAATTTAAAAAGAAAGCATCTGTTCAAATAAGCAATTTTAAAGCTGTATTTCAAAAAAAACCACTTAGCCAGTTGAAAATGGACAGCTTAAGCCAGTTTTTTTCAATAATCTACAGTTCTTATGTCCAAAATGGTATTGTTATTGAACCCTTTTGCCAACCAGAGGAAACTCTCCATAAACAAAAGTGGATTTTAGATGTGCGTGATAAACATCGTCGAAATCTGGTTTGTGTTCAGTTAGGCAGCGATCTCATGGAAAAGGCAGATTACCCAGGGGCCATTAAAGCATTTATGCAAGCCAGTAGCCCGGTCGCTTTTTGTTGTCTTGGTATCTTGTATAACAAGAATTTGGGCGAGCACGAAAAAGCAGCTTATTATTTTGAAAAGTCAGGCATTCCTGCTGCGGTCCACGGGTTAGCGAGGCTCTATTTCGATGGACATATAGGTGCAACAGAGGGCGTCCCTGATTATAAGCGGGTAGCTGAATTATGTGAAAGCTCAATATCACGACACGCAGAATTTACATATCCCTCTACATACGATATTCTCGCCTTCCTCTACCTAAAGGGATTTTATGGCGCTGTTAAGCGCAAACCGAACTTCAAACGTGCCATCGAACTTTATTCTCACTCACGAACTGCTGAATCATTTGATAATCTTGGTTTACTTTATTCCCAGGGGCGTCATGACGTTAAACAGGGAAAGCCTGATTATGTCAGCGCGGCTAAGTATTTTGAAATAGCAGGGGTGAGGGGTGCTAATAATCTCGGTTGTCTTTATTACCGAGGACGAATAGGCCGTCTTGAAAATAGGCAGCCAGATTTTGTAAAGGCAGCTCAGTGCTTTGAACTATCAAATTGTTCAAAATCTTTTCTGAGTCTTGGAAATCTTTATTATTATGGCTTGTATGGTGCCATCCACGGAACCCCCGCCTACGATAAGGCCCTTGAATACTATAGGAAATCTGATGTCCCAGAGGCTCGGCTTTATGCGGGTATTATCCACCTGAACGACACTCATCTTTGTCAGGCATTGTATAATCAGCCCCATAATTTCGAGATAGCTTGGAAAGAGTTTGATTCTTGCACTCTTTTGATTGCAAAAGCCTATCAGCTTTATATGATGAAGGAGCATCAGGAGTCGTTAAGAGAATTTTTATCTCAAGATGTGCTTGATACAACTCAGAAAACGATCGTTGCATTGATTGAGGCAGAGATAAAGAAGTTCAAAGCAAAGTCAAGAGAGCAAGAATTCTATCGTGGTATGCTCGCCTATGGGAATGAAAATTATGATGATGCCTATATGTATCTCTCAAATGCAACGTTCCGTGATGTTTGGGGAGCTCATTTCTTCATGCAAATAGCGATGTACCATAAAAAGCGCATCGAACTTGAACTCGCACCCCTTGCAGGCTCTGATGTTGAGGAAGAAGAGGATGATGATTCACTCGAATTCCTTGAAAGTGTAATCGAGGCCTCTCTTAATAAGAGTTCACCCCCTTCAGCTGCTGTTGAAAAAATGAAGCTTGTGGAAGTAGTTCCAGTTTCACCTGTTAATATTAAGTCATCACTTGGCGATAAGCATAATGTGGAAAGGGCGCCCCTGGAACTCCTCCCAGAGCGCCTTCTGCAATACAAGCCCGAAATCAAGAAAAGAACACCTCTGGAAAAACTCCGGGCACAACTTCTCCGGATCAATAAAATGAGCCTTCGATCTTTTGAGACAGATATTGATCCTGATCGCGCAGAAACAGAAGAAGAACCCGCTCGCTTAGAAATCAAGTTTCTTTCCCCTGCAGTCGAAAAAGCTTTTGAAAGATTAAAAGAAAGCAAAAAAATGAGAGAGCTTCTGGACGACATTCAAATGAGGCCCTATGCTCTTGAAGGAGCCGGACAGCCGGAGATTTTAAAGGGTAAATTTTTGAAAAAATATAGAGGCTGTTATTCCCGACGGATTAATGATGAAGATCGCCTGGTCTACAGAGTCACAGGACGCGCTGAGATCTTCATTTTTTCTTGTGAAGGCCACTATGATGATTAA
- a CDS encoding ribbon-helix-helix domain-containing protein — MSQAHIIKRSVVIAGHATSVSLEPEFWEALREIAVRDQLSIAALIRQIDQSLGPSDHRNLSSAIRVYILGRLKQESPTL; from the coding sequence TTGTCCCAAGCTCACATTATCAAACGATCCGTTGTCATCGCAGGGCACGCAACAAGCGTTTCTCTGGAGCCAGAATTTTGGGAAGCGTTGCGAGAAATTGCGGTCAGAGATCAGTTGTCCATCGCTGCCCTTATCCGTCAAATTGACCAGAGCCTTGGGCCTTCCGACCATCGGAACCTTTCCAGTGCGATTCGAGTGTACATTTTAGGCCGCCTCAAGCAAGAGTCACCTACTCTGTAG
- a CDS encoding DUF1849 family protein — MFQRALSVLFFIFLYGVGNAEQLPPSSRPNVSQSQESEFSKTPEVDNFVVVKNDVLAPGRPKERDVKSLDNPKENPGDTPENKVSPLASLTSGITPAAALALETAPTAPPSVLTPVSAPGLPPQVPNPPLATASAPLQKPCVPTVELLPHRATYSITLDKNYYDQDIAEAKGQMTIQLAKVGDGWSIEQKSTLHIYYKDETAEQVITTLATYESLDGLKYNFNARTVRGDQEDTISGEAILASKGGAGIVTYQEPDESSIQLPIGTIFPTQHLIYMLEAAFRGQKVVSNIVFDGSSETHEPVLVDTFLGAGTEPKLALTNKDLLQSRKVWPMRMAIYAVDSNGPEADYEICQHVLDHGVIRDMTLDYGTFKVKAVLNQVEVFS, encoded by the coding sequence ATGTTTCAAAGAGCTCTCTCAGTTCTTTTTTTTATTTTTCTCTATGGTGTTGGGAATGCAGAACAGCTGCCTCCCTCAAGTCGGCCTAATGTCTCTCAATCACAGGAATCTGAGTTTTCAAAAACACCAGAAGTTGATAACTTTGTTGTCGTGAAGAACGATGTTCTAGCGCCAGGAAGACCAAAAGAGAGGGATGTCAAATCTTTGGATAACCCAAAGGAGAACCCAGGGGATACCCCAGAGAATAAAGTGTCCCCCCTTGCAAGCTTAACTTCCGGGATAACGCCAGCTGCAGCTCTTGCTCTTGAGACGGCACCCACTGCTCCTCCTTCAGTTCTTACCCCAGTTTCTGCGCCTGGATTGCCTCCACAAGTTCCTAATCCTCCTCTGGCAACAGCGTCTGCTCCCCTACAAAAACCATGCGTGCCAACTGTTGAATTGCTGCCACATCGAGCAACCTATAGCATTACCCTTGATAAAAATTACTATGATCAAGATATAGCTGAGGCAAAGGGTCAAATGACGATTCAATTAGCCAAAGTCGGGGACGGATGGTCGATTGAGCAAAAATCAACTTTGCATATTTATTATAAAGACGAAACGGCCGAGCAGGTTATCACAACTTTGGCGACTTACGAGTCTCTTGATGGTTTGAAATATAATTTTAATGCGCGAACAGTGAGAGGGGACCAGGAAGATACGATCAGTGGAGAAGCCATTCTGGCCAGCAAGGGGGGCGCAGGGATTGTGACCTACCAAGAGCCAGACGAGTCTTCCATCCAATTGCCTATTGGGACGATCTTTCCCACCCAACACTTAATCTATATGCTTGAAGCGGCCTTTAGAGGGCAGAAAGTTGTCTCCAATATCGTGTTTGATGGTTCCAGCGAAACGCATGAACCCGTCCTTGTTGATACATTTCTAGGGGCCGGCACGGAGCCTAAGCTCGCTCTTACGAATAAGGATTTACTTCAATCCAGAAAAGTATGGCCTATGCGGATGGCCATTTATGCCGTTGATAGTAATGGACCTGAGGCGGATTATGAAATCTGCCAACATGTTCTTGACCATGGGGTCATTCGAGATATGACTCTGGATTATGGCACTTTTAAGGTAAAAGCCGTTTTAAATCAAGTTGAGGTGTTTTCTTAA
- a CDS encoding SulP family inorganic anion transporter: MLKGLKADIIAGFSVFLLALPLCLGIALASNFPPIAGIFTAIIGGLLASLTGSASLTIKGPAAGLIVIVLGAVQELGQGDMVVGYKLTLAVGVVAAIIQIIIALTRKAVVAEIMPPAVIHGMLAAIGVIIISKQSYVLAGISPNVSEPVHLLLQLPGQMINLNPIVFGIGALAFAIVTLWPKIKALSFIPASIIILLCVISLSVYFNLSDDHTYTFLGNSYEMGTKFHINLPLNFFDAIQFPDFSKVFSPISLKYILMFALVGSIESLLTVCGVDSLVKDREPSDLNKDLRSVGIANLASALIGGLPMISEIVRSKANIDYGATSVKANFFHGLFMLLAVIFFPKIINLIPLSALAALLIFVGLRLASPQGFVNAYQVGHDQLFVFVTTFVLTITTDLLIGVTVGVLLELLIHRLRGHPFRSLFSPMITFDEKKDRTVVHIDGALTFVGYLKLKNIIEKLESKNIVVSLKGVTYIDHTVMKKIHAFGQDRRKITIEENPELISVTDDPFSPRQKR, from the coding sequence ATGTTGAAAGGGCTGAAAGCAGATATTATTGCAGGGTTTAGTGTATTTCTTCTTGCGCTACCCTTATGTTTGGGCATTGCACTGGCCAGCAATTTCCCCCCGATTGCAGGCATTTTCACCGCCATTATCGGCGGACTTCTTGCCTCCCTTACAGGCAGTGCAAGCTTGACGATTAAAGGCCCTGCTGCGGGATTAATTGTGATTGTGCTGGGCGCCGTTCAAGAACTTGGTCAAGGGGATATGGTTGTTGGCTATAAATTGACCCTTGCGGTTGGCGTTGTTGCTGCCATTATTCAAATTATTATTGCTTTAACGAGGAAAGCCGTTGTTGCGGAAATTATGCCGCCTGCGGTCATTCACGGGATGTTAGCGGCCATTGGCGTTATTATCATCTCAAAGCAGTCCTATGTTTTGGCGGGGATAAGTCCTAACGTGTCCGAACCTGTTCATCTTCTTCTCCAATTACCGGGGCAAATGATCAATCTCAATCCCATTGTTTTTGGGATAGGCGCCCTTGCGTTTGCGATTGTCACTCTTTGGCCGAAGATTAAGGCACTTTCGTTTATTCCTGCTTCCATCATTATTCTACTCTGTGTCATTTCCTTGTCTGTTTACTTTAATTTAAGTGATGATCACACTTACACATTTTTGGGGAACAGCTATGAGATGGGGACGAAGTTTCACATCAATTTGCCCTTGAATTTCTTTGATGCTATTCAATTTCCGGATTTTTCAAAAGTCTTTAGCCCGATTAGTTTGAAATATATTCTGATGTTTGCCCTTGTTGGATCTATCGAGTCATTGCTGACGGTTTGTGGTGTTGATTCCCTGGTGAAGGACCGAGAGCCGTCGGATCTGAACAAGGATCTACGGTCGGTGGGAATCGCAAATTTGGCCAGCGCATTGATTGGGGGTTTGCCCATGATATCGGAGATTGTGCGCAGCAAAGCCAACATTGACTATGGGGCAACATCCGTGAAAGCAAATTTCTTCCATGGCTTGTTTATGCTTCTCGCGGTGATTTTCTTTCCAAAAATTATCAATTTGATTCCCCTATCAGCCCTGGCAGCGCTTCTCATTTTTGTGGGTTTGAGGTTGGCGTCACCTCAGGGATTTGTGAACGCTTATCAAGTGGGTCATGATCAGCTTTTCGTCTTTGTTACAACCTTTGTTTTGACCATTACAACAGATCTCCTCATTGGTGTGACAGTTGGAGTTCTCTTGGAACTTCTAATCCACCGCCTGCGCGGTCATCCCTTTCGGAGCCTCTTTTCACCGATGATTACCTTTGATGAAAAAAAAGATCGAACAGTGGTCCATATTGATGGAGCTTTGACTTTTGTTGGATATTTAAAACTAAAGAACATCATTGAAAAGCTTGAAAGCAAAAATATTGTGGTGAGTCTGAAGGGGGTAACGTACATTGATCATACGGTGATGAAAAAGATCCACGCCTTTGGTCAGGATCGTCGCAAAATTACGATTGAAGAGAATCCAGAGCTTATTTCCGTTACAGATGATCCCTTTTCCCCAAGGCAAAAGCGTTAG
- a CDS encoding MFS transporter: protein MFDKPLFTKLSEKTTDIALLLLVTLMYIATCAEADMYVPAFPQMIQYFGVEENQIQLILSLNFAGLCLAGIVTGPLSDSYGRRKVLLGGLFLFLVSSVGCVYTSDFNMMLGMRLIQGVAASVPTVIGAATFLDKYSAQKAGQILGLMNGVISASMAGAPIVGAWLSQVYSWRANFVAILALATLSFIGTWLFIEETLPVEKRKPLNMISVFKDYAKLSKSLEFMGYSLIVWFPFSAIVVYIANISIIFVNHMDMSLELFSLYQASTMGTFIVFSLLSMKLIGKMGLDYTKNLGSFFTLIGAAGLFWTCQVDMDNANMICFFMAFIAAGGAMMAGTFGMKVVSIFPDIYGTSMAMTTAIRQFLAGGLVILSEVMFDGTIVPVATIIFGYAIVAALCFLILCSKSSNAWIAQAPPAS, encoded by the coding sequence ATGTTCGACAAACCTCTTTTCACAAAACTTTCCGAAAAAACCACTGACATCGCCCTTCTTCTCCTGGTCACGTTGATGTATATCGCCACATGTGCAGAAGCGGATATGTACGTCCCTGCTTTTCCCCAAATGATTCAATATTTTGGTGTGGAGGAAAATCAGATCCAACTGATTTTGAGCCTCAACTTTGCGGGTCTCTGTCTTGCCGGCATTGTCACGGGCCCCCTATCCGATAGTTATGGGCGTCGGAAAGTCCTGCTTGGCGGATTGTTTCTCTTTCTGGTAAGCAGTGTGGGATGTGTGTATACCAGCGATTTTAATATGATGCTCGGGATGCGGCTCATCCAAGGAGTCGCCGCCTCTGTCCCTACGGTGATTGGTGCCGCCACATTTCTTGATAAGTATTCTGCCCAAAAAGCGGGTCAAATACTCGGTTTAATGAATGGAGTCATTTCCGCTTCCATGGCAGGCGCTCCCATCGTGGGTGCTTGGTTAAGCCAGGTCTATAGCTGGCGCGCCAATTTCGTTGCCATCCTCGCTCTTGCCACCCTTTCGTTCATCGGAACATGGCTCTTTATTGAGGAAACGCTCCCTGTCGAGAAGCGCAAGCCCTTGAACATGATATCCGTCTTTAAGGATTATGCAAAACTCTCAAAGAGCCTTGAATTTATGGGATATTCTTTAATTGTTTGGTTCCCGTTTTCTGCCATCGTTGTCTATATCGCCAACATCTCCATCATCTTCGTTAATCATATGGACATGAGTCTCGAGTTGTTCAGCCTCTATCAAGCCTCCACCATGGGGACATTTATTGTGTTTTCGTTATTGTCGATGAAACTGATTGGGAAAATGGGGCTCGATTATACGAAAAACTTAGGCAGCTTTTTCACCCTCATCGGGGCTGCCGGTCTCTTTTGGACCTGCCAAGTGGATATGGACAATGCCAATATGATCTGCTTTTTCATGGCCTTCATTGCAGCGGGTGGCGCCATGATGGCGGGCACCTTCGGCATGAAAGTTGTCTCAATCTTCCCAGATATTTATGGCACCTCCATGGCCATGACGACGGCCATAAGGCAGTTCTTGGCGGGTGGACTCGTCATTCTATCTGAAGTCATGTTTGATGGAACAATCGTCCCCGTTGCCACAATCATCTTTGGGTATGCCATCGTTGCAGCTTTATGTTTCCTGATCTTGTGCTCGAAATCCTCAAACGCTTGGATCGCACAAGCTCCTCCGGCTTCATAA
- a CDS encoding O-antigen ligase family protein, whose amino-acid sequence MTIFKSLFSFESIFVLWLFSYQYKNIPALSSFPHVTIFLTLILIPWGLVLYFKNKPAEKTSIRDTLLLVFLGMSLWFITTSFWSPSHDYKLQKTLCYLIYTIPGFLAGYMVISQDKMRLRRLLGAFVVFSMIILGECFRVFWMNGLTTMSDIMNTNYLVTGQTLGVGLLILMAYSYFDYSTRVPNVSVFRGLWFWSLLLGSLFFYALINLGGRGPVIATVLALTVFYALRGWQDSPSKTALHLGILSVFCIGTTIIFNGIFEHTTSHFMQRAAPLLTGQIDEAVTERFTFYQSAYHTFLQHPIAGVGLGGWPISHGLGEINLHPHNIFLEILSETGLIGLFLFLGFLSLILKSHPLKSIFSSPDATCVTLLTLFSFLNALKTGDLHDNLLFFIGLSLYAGLTHWKKTISSPFNPQNE is encoded by the coding sequence ATGACTATTTTTAAGTCCCTCTTTTCCTTTGAATCTATCTTCGTCTTGTGGCTTTTCTCCTATCAATATAAAAACATCCCTGCTCTTTCCTCTTTTCCTCATGTGACTATTTTTCTGACCCTCATCCTCATTCCTTGGGGGCTTGTCCTCTATTTCAAAAACAAACCCGCGGAAAAGACAAGCATCCGAGACACCCTTCTTCTCGTCTTTCTCGGCATGAGTTTATGGTTCATCACCACAAGTTTTTGGTCCCCCTCCCATGACTACAAACTTCAGAAAACGCTATGTTATTTGATTTATACGATCCCTGGGTTTTTGGCAGGATACATGGTTATTTCGCAAGATAAGATGCGCTTGAGAAGGCTGCTGGGGGCATTCGTTGTTTTTTCGATGATCATTTTGGGCGAATGTTTTAGGGTATTTTGGATGAATGGCCTCACTACCATGTCAGACATCATGAACACCAATTACTTGGTCACCGGTCAAACGTTAGGGGTCGGCCTCCTCATTCTGATGGCCTATTCTTATTTTGACTATTCAACAAGAGTACCGAATGTTTCAGTCTTTCGAGGCTTATGGTTCTGGTCCCTTCTTTTGGGGAGCCTATTCTTTTATGCTTTGATCAATTTGGGCGGCAGAGGACCCGTTATTGCAACAGTCTTAGCCTTAACTGTGTTTTATGCCTTAAGGGGTTGGCAGGATAGCCCCTCCAAAACGGCCCTTCATCTGGGCATATTGTCGGTTTTTTGTATTGGGACAACCATCATCTTCAACGGGATTTTTGAGCATACAACCTCCCATTTCATGCAAAGAGCGGCCCCTCTTCTGACAGGTCAAATCGACGAAGCGGTCACTGAACGCTTCACCTTTTATCAATCTGCCTATCACACGTTCCTTCAGCACCCTATTGCAGGCGTTGGGTTGGGAGGATGGCCGATCTCCCATGGCTTGGGTGAAATCAATCTTCATCCCCACAATATTTTCTTGGAAATTTTAAGCGAAACAGGATTGATTGGATTATTCCTTTTCTTAGGTTTTTTATCGCTTATTTTGAAAAGCCATCCCCTTAAATCTATTTTCTCTTCACCCGACGCCACGTGTGTGACCCTCCTCACCCTATTTAGTTTTCTCAATGCCTTAAAAACAGGCGATTTGCATGATAATCTTCTATTCTTTATTGGGCTTTCCTTATATGCAGGCTTAACCCATTGGAAAAAGACAATTTCCTCCCCATTTAATCCGCAAAATGAATAG
- a CDS encoding SRPBCC family protein, protein MFQHTYSKTFKKITPEMVWKVWSDINTWTTWNPGTDLCKMDQPFEVGNYFTLKPSGAPPVKIQLVEVEENYLFTDCTRFPGAKMYGKHEVIETPEGVQLTTTLTITGPLGYLWRKIVGEKIVAKTPEQTEALVARARKLGK, encoded by the coding sequence ATGTTTCAACACACTTACAGCAAAACTTTTAAGAAGATTACCCCTGAAATGGTCTGGAAAGTCTGGTCAGACATCAACACCTGGACCACCTGGAATCCGGGCACAGACCTTTGCAAGATGGACCAGCCCTTTGAGGTTGGCAATTATTTTACGCTCAAACCCTCAGGCGCACCCCCTGTTAAAATACAGTTGGTGGAGGTAGAGGAAAATTATCTCTTCACCGATTGCACACGCTTTCCTGGCGCCAAGATGTATGGTAAACATGAAGTAATTGAAACGCCTGAAGGTGTTCAACTCACCACAACATTAACCATTACGGGCCCTCTCGGATATTTGTGGCGTAAGATCGTTGGCGAGAAAATTGTCGCCAAGACGCCAGAACAAACGGAGGCGTTGGTTGCCAGAGCCAGAAAGCTTGGAAAATGA
- the tilS gene encoding tRNA lysidine(34) synthetase TilS produces MTLTSQNFAALMAAFAPFEPTPAIAIATSGGPDSMALALLAHAWAKAQGGKAIALTVDHKLREESTREAVQVKSWLEAHGMEHHILTWDRGEKDMPETALQASAREARYHLLGQWCQAHGVKHLLTAHHAQDQLETFLIRLAKGSGLKGLTGIQGAVATAFGRTLRPLLTIDSAHLKVYLEKMNQPYIMDPSNENKDFARIRWRQLTPSLVAEGLTPQSLQETLERLTHSQRLIDQSISRYIQEHVTLSPYGYASLDKEALGESAEVLEEIVKRVLATIGTRDYPVRRQALHRAMEAMQSSQSFTLGGCQLIQKAKQYWIVRELAAVGDDIPINQQGTYLWDNRFTVEVPLDGRGRIAALGEEGISQLSEEQKLPLKDVPHVVLQTLPAMWEGDEVVDPLPPLKFTPHFPL; encoded by the coding sequence ATGACCCTGACATCTCAAAATTTTGCGGCCCTCATGGCGGCATTTGCCCCATTTGAGCCAACCCCCGCCATCGCCATCGCCACCTCTGGGGGACCGGACAGCATGGCTTTGGCACTCCTAGCCCATGCGTGGGCGAAAGCGCAAGGCGGCAAAGCCATCGCTTTGACCGTTGATCATAAATTGCGAGAAGAATCTACAAGAGAAGCCGTCCAAGTTAAGTCATGGCTTGAAGCCCACGGAATGGAACATCATATTCTGACTTGGGATCGAGGTGAGAAAGATATGCCTGAAACAGCTCTCCAAGCTTCTGCGCGTGAGGCGCGGTATCACCTATTGGGACAATGGTGTCAAGCCCATGGGGTGAAGCACCTCTTGACCGCCCACCATGCACAAGATCAGTTGGAAACGTTCCTGATTCGCCTGGCCAAAGGGTCCGGTCTTAAAGGCTTAACGGGCATTCAAGGGGCAGTTGCGACAGCGTTTGGGCGAACTCTACGCCCCCTCCTCACCATTGATTCTGCGCACCTCAAAGTATATCTCGAGAAAATGAATCAGCCCTATATTATGGATCCCAGCAATGAGAATAAGGACTTTGCACGCATCCGATGGCGTCAATTGACTCCCAGCCTAGTCGCAGAAGGCCTCACACCTCAGTCCTTGCAAGAAACCCTCGAGCGGCTCACCCATTCTCAACGCCTTATTGATCAAAGTATCTCGAGGTACATTCAAGAGCATGTCACGCTCTCCCCTTATGGGTATGCATCGTTGGACAAAGAAGCGTTGGGTGAGTCTGCGGAAGTTCTTGAAGAAATTGTAAAGCGGGTTTTGGCGACCATTGGCACGCGCGATTATCCGGTGCGCCGCCAAGCTCTCCATCGCGCAATGGAGGCTATGCAATCTTCTCAATCCTTTACCCTTGGCGGGTGCCAGCTCATCCAGAAGGCAAAACAGTATTGGATTGTAAGAGAGCTTGCTGCCGTTGGAGACGATATCCCGATCAATCAGCAAGGCACCTACCTTTGGGACAATCGATTTACCGTTGAAGTGCCTCTTGATGGTCGGGGGCGCATTGCCGCATTGGGCGAGGAAGGCATCTCCCAACTCAGTGAGGAGCAAAAGTTGCCCCTAAAAGATGTCCCACATGTTGTGTTGCAAACCTTGCCGGCAATGTGGGAAGGAGATGAGGTCGTCGATCCCCTTCCCCCTCTTAAATTCACTCCTCATTTCCCTCTATAG
- a CDS encoding MarR family winged helix-turn-helix transcriptional regulator — MMKQDSPFGFEHAEDSPGFLLWQTTVTWQRCIKHALEPYNISHTHHVIMAILLWFEEHDYESTQVLISKWSKLDKMTVSSSLKKLSTLGLIKRVEHETDTRAKTVSLTSKGKKLIQKLVPLVEAVDAQFFKVLEDKDEKALTRILNKLTHE, encoded by the coding sequence ATGATGAAGCAAGACTCCCCTTTTGGATTTGAGCATGCTGAAGACAGCCCCGGTTTTTTGCTGTGGCAAACGACAGTGACTTGGCAACGGTGCATCAAACACGCTCTAGAACCTTATAACATTTCTCATACCCACCATGTGATTATGGCGATTCTCCTCTGGTTTGAAGAACACGATTATGAGTCAACCCAAGTCCTTATATCCAAATGGTCAAAACTCGACAAAATGACCGTCTCAAGTTCATTAAAAAAGCTGAGCACTTTAGGATTGATAAAAAGAGTTGAACACGAAACCGATACGCGCGCCAAGACTGTATCCCTCACGTCAAAGGGAAAGAAACTCATCCAAAAACTTGTCCCTCTTGTAGAAGCCGTCGATGCCCAGTTTTTTAAGGTGCTTGAGGATAAGGATGAGAAAGCCCTCACCCGAATTTTGAACAAACTGACCCATGAATAG